Proteins encoded together in one Desulfosporosinus meridiei DSM 13257 window:
- a CDS encoding anti-sigma factor produces the protein MDNRELDEIFEDDKRDMAIKKVRKKSTIKTILTSLVVLIGILVANAAVTIKLSNEMFDFNEANIKLHVPNGYISKSDDSMGLLGGRSDFTVSRLVGEKPVVLENKAAPFGLIPPLFMSRSQGGSGHSAGEWPRNYWENGYSKMIFFHPEISYKEYKNDLHELDRISDDKLIQVGISFDKPYKVADIQTILPIVNKSWYWVDACSKDAFDRYKKEASEYDGKATFISEYDALGVNVRAYRGNDDFYGSYYNFVESLKSSKDKKYNQIYNELVTKGYTDPNNVPILGVIVYGIKDELKMLIGNPHIKASSFGVVVDKY, from the coding sequence ATGGACAATCGTGAATTGGATGAAATATTTGAGGATGATAAGCGAGATATGGCAATTAAAAAGGTTCGAAAGAAGTCTACTATAAAGACGATTCTAACGTCACTGGTAGTGTTAATAGGTATTTTAGTTGCTAATGCAGCCGTAACCATTAAATTAAGTAATGAAATGTTCGACTTCAATGAAGCTAACATTAAGCTGCATGTACCCAACGGCTATATTAGCAAGTCGGATGACTCTATGGGCCTTTTAGGGGGGAGGAGCGACTTCACAGTCTCTAGGCTTGTTGGTGAAAAACCAGTGGTTCTGGAAAATAAGGCTGCGCCCTTTGGGCTGATTCCTCCACTTTTTATGTCAAGAAGTCAGGGCGGCAGTGGCCATTCAGCAGGCGAATGGCCCCGTAATTACTGGGAAAATGGCTACAGCAAGATGATCTTCTTTCATCCGGAAATCTCCTATAAAGAATACAAAAATGATCTGCATGAATTGGATAGGATTTCTGATGATAAACTTATTCAAGTTGGAATATCCTTCGATAAACCCTATAAGGTAGCAGATATTCAAACGATATTGCCGATTGTTAATAAATCTTGGTATTGGGTTGACGCTTGTAGTAAAGACGCTTTTGATCGTTATAAAAAAGAAGCTAGCGAATACGACGGTAAAGCTACGTTTATTAGTGAATATGACGCCTTAGGAGTCAATGTGAGGGCATATCGAGGTAATGACGATTTTTACGGGAGCTACTATAATTTCGTGGAGTCATTGAAAAGTAGCAAAGATAAAAAGTATAACCAAATATATAACGAACTTGTCACCAAAGGCTATACAGATCCGAATAATGTTCCGATTTTAGGAGTGATCGTTTATGGCATAAAGGATGAATTAAAGATGCTTATTGGAAATCCCCATATCAAGGCATCATCGTTTGGAGTGGTTGTAGATAAATATTAG
- a CDS encoding DUF3102 domain-containing protein, whose product MVNHGEWGKWLEKSGSYSKAANKLMRLFEEYGAKPTAG is encoded by the coding sequence ATGGTCAATCATGGAGAATGGGGGAAATGGTTGGAGAAATCGGGGAGTTACTCCAAAGCAGCCAATAAACTCATGCGCCTTTTTGAAGAGTATGGGGCCAAGCCCACCGCTGGATAG
- a CDS encoding helix-turn-helix domain-containing protein has protein sequence MRVVGVEFIRKRITDLRLKKGVSEYKMSLDLGHSRSYIQNIIAGRSLPSIEEFLYICEYLNVTPKAFFDESEAEPILIQKALDGLHGLPDKDLLMLIGLIDRFKEGKSE, from the coding sequence GTGAGAGTAGTGGGTGTTGAATTTATCAGAAAGCGCATCACGGATTTACGCCTAAAAAAAGGCGTTTCGGAATATAAAATGAGCCTTGATCTGGGGCACAGCAGAAGCTATATACAAAACATTATCGCAGGGCGCTCCTTGCCATCTATTGAAGAATTTTTGTATATCTGTGAGTATCTGAATGTCACTCCAAAAGCTTTTTTCGATGAGAGCGAGGCAGAACCGATTCTGATTCAAAAAGCTCTTGACGGTCTGCACGGTCTGCCCGATAAAGACCTTCTGATGTTAATCGGACTGATAGACCGTTTCAAGGAAGGTAAAAGCGAATAA
- a CDS encoding glycosyltransferase: MSTLFIVLAFINLATLILMGSVFFSYLKSKPIFSGTSCSEKGIIYPSLSVVIPACNEEESIAKAISQLLDQDYPNFEVIVVNDRSSDRTGVILDELKIIYPQLKVVTISDLPPNWLGKNHAVYQGVKEATGEWLLFTDADVMFSPGSLKKTVKYSLENKLDHLTITPDITYKGFFYGGFISFFVMVVTGFYLISKSAGIGAFNLIKRSTYQEIGGYERLAMRPVDDVSLGKLVVLKGYKQGFGFSKGLISVKLFDNLGAMLKGIEKNQFASTNYKVLPTLAFCWFILFLHVYPYAGMFLGSEWARAMCGFSIIILVAIYYHLKKYTVVSLRYVLIHPLSAILYFWAVLNSMVKILSRGGLKWRGTVYSLEELKKHTF, encoded by the coding sequence ATGAGTACACTTTTCATAGTTTTGGCCTTTATCAATCTTGCCACTTTGATACTTATGGGCTCAGTGTTCTTCAGCTATTTAAAGAGCAAACCAATTTTTAGTGGTACTAGTTGTTCAGAAAAGGGTATCATTTATCCTTCATTATCTGTGGTAATCCCAGCTTGTAATGAAGAAGAGTCAATCGCAAAGGCGATTAGTCAATTACTCGACCAAGATTATCCGAATTTTGAAGTGATAGTCGTTAATGATCGTTCTTCAGATCGCACGGGAGTGATTCTTGATGAACTTAAGATTATATATCCGCAATTGAAAGTTGTAACTATCTCAGATTTACCTCCCAATTGGTTAGGTAAAAACCATGCTGTTTATCAAGGAGTGAAAGAGGCAACAGGTGAGTGGCTGCTTTTTACGGATGCCGATGTTATGTTCTCCCCTGGAAGTCTAAAGAAAACCGTAAAATACTCGCTGGAAAACAAGCTTGATCACTTAACAATCACTCCTGATATAACCTACAAAGGTTTTTTCTACGGCGGTTTTATCTCCTTTTTTGTTATGGTTGTTACTGGTTTTTATCTAATTAGTAAGAGTGCTGGAATCGGTGCTTTTAACCTAATAAAAAGATCTACCTATCAAGAAATTGGCGGTTACGAGAGATTAGCAATGCGACCAGTTGATGACGTTTCTTTAGGTAAATTAGTTGTGTTGAAGGGATACAAACAGGGTTTCGGGTTTAGTAAAGGCTTAATATCAGTAAAATTATTTGATAACCTAGGTGCCATGCTAAAAGGTATTGAGAAAAATCAATTTGCAAGCACTAACTATAAAGTTCTGCCAACTTTAGCATTTTGTTGGTTCATTCTTTTTCTGCATGTTTATCCATACGCGGGAATGTTCCTTGGATCTGAATGGGCTAGAGCAATGTGTGGGTTTTCCATCATTATATTAGTAGCTATTTATTATCACTTGAAGAAGTACACCGTTGTGTCATTAAGGTATGTTTTAATTCATCCTTTATCAGCTATACTGTACTTTTGGGCGGTATTAAACTCGATGGTCAAGATTCTGAGTAGGGGCGGACTCAAATGGCGGGGGACAGTTTATTCTTTGGAAGAGCTGAAGAAACATACTTTTTAA
- a CDS encoding glycosyltransferase, with translation MNVLFWVLSLISVFLGVSTAVLLLRYLKKMPVFREIISSNDGTIYPSLSVIIPACNEGKSIEEAVRRLMNQDYPHLEVIVVNDRSTDNTALLLEKLKVEYPQLKVVTISDLPPNWLGKNHAVYRGEKEATGEWLLFTDADVMFSSSSLKVTIRYAMEKNLDHLAIAPDLYYGSVLHRAFLAYFSLAFISVAMITNKVGVGAFNLVKKSVYQAIGGYEAIPMQVIDDMSLGTSVVDKGYKQGYGVSGKGFITVKWYDNLFAMFKGLEKNQFAVAKYSVFGILLLWLYALIVGVYPFAGLFLGPIWARALCGITLLSLFAIYNYLSNLIDISPGYFLIHPISALLCIGAGINSVVKTLSRGGTEWRGTFYPLEVLKKRI, from the coding sequence ATGAATGTTCTTTTTTGGGTATTGTCCTTAATTTCTGTCTTTTTGGGAGTAAGTACAGCCGTGCTTTTACTCAGATATTTGAAAAAGATGCCGGTATTTCGTGAAATTATTAGTTCAAATGATGGGACAATATATCCATCTTTATCTGTAATAATTCCAGCCTGTAATGAGGGAAAATCTATTGAAGAAGCAGTTCGACGGTTAATGAATCAAGATTATCCTCATTTAGAGGTAATTGTGGTGAATGACCGATCAACTGATAACACTGCGCTGCTTCTAGAGAAGTTGAAAGTTGAGTATCCACAGCTAAAAGTTGTCACTATTTCTGACTTGCCTCCGAACTGGTTAGGTAAAAATCATGCTGTTTATCGGGGGGAGAAAGAAGCGACAGGCGAGTGGCTGCTCTTTACAGATGCTGATGTCATGTTCTCCTCTAGCAGCTTAAAGGTAACCATTAGGTATGCGATGGAAAAAAACCTTGACCACCTAGCAATTGCGCCTGATTTATACTATGGAAGTGTTCTCCACCGTGCTTTTCTAGCCTACTTTAGCCTTGCGTTTATCTCAGTTGCAATGATTACTAACAAGGTTGGAGTAGGTGCATTTAACTTAGTGAAAAAATCTGTCTACCAAGCAATTGGTGGATACGAAGCAATACCCATGCAGGTAATTGATGATATGTCCTTAGGAACCTCAGTGGTAGATAAGGGGTACAAACAGGGTTACGGTGTGTCGGGCAAAGGGTTTATTACTGTAAAATGGTATGATAACCTATTTGCTATGTTCAAAGGCCTTGAAAAGAATCAGTTCGCAGTTGCAAAATATAGTGTATTCGGGATATTGCTCTTATGGTTATATGCACTAATAGTAGGAGTGTACCCATTCGCGGGTTTATTTTTAGGGCCAATTTGGGCAAGAGCCTTGTGCGGTATTACTCTCCTTAGTTTGTTTGCAATCTATAATTACTTGTCCAACCTCATCGATATCTCACCTGGTTATTTTTTAATTCACCCCATATCAGCTTTACTTTGTATTGGAGCAGGAATAAACTCTGTTGTTAAGACTCTAAGCCGTGGTGGTACGGAATGGCGAGGAACCTTCTATCCCTTAGAAGTATTGAAGAAACGGATATAG
- a CDS encoding glycosyltransferase, with the protein MNVLLLTIASVLALYGLISVVLWLRYMKTIRLFEVTDCLNDEAIYSKLSVIVPACNEEECIEQTVRQLITQDYQNLEIVIVNDRSTDNTGAILEKLLIQFPQLKVVTIYDLPSNWLGKNHAIDQGVKHATGEWLLLTDADVMFSPRSLKKTVSYALEHSLDHLTIVPDVFYGGVFYRAFLAYFGLTFFSIAMVTHKAGLGAFNLVKTSVYQEIGGYEAIALHPLDDMSFGKQIVEKGYKQGLACSGKGFIMVKWYESLFDILRGFEKNQFSSMNYRVSAVIGLCIYSLLTNVYPFAGLFFGPLSARILCGISVLSLFVAYNHLSKLMDISRGYFLLHPLSALLFLGAMLNSMVKIINRGGIKWRGTFYPLEVLKKHI; encoded by the coding sequence ATGAATGTTCTTCTTTTGACAATTGCTTCGGTTTTGGCATTATACGGGCTAATCTCCGTTGTGTTATGGCTCAGATATATGAAAACGATACGTCTTTTCGAGGTAACTGATTGTTTGAATGATGAAGCAATTTATTCTAAATTATCGGTGATAGTTCCAGCCTGCAATGAAGAGGAATGTATTGAACAGACGGTTAGACAGTTAATCACTCAAGATTACCAAAATTTAGAGATAGTTATTGTGAATGACCGCTCAACCGATAACACTGGGGCAATTTTAGAGAAGCTTCTAATTCAATTCCCGCAACTCAAGGTGGTAACTATTTACGATTTGCCTTCAAATTGGTTAGGCAAAAACCATGCTATCGACCAAGGCGTGAAACATGCGACAGGAGAGTGGTTGCTTCTTACCGATGCAGATGTAATGTTTTCACCGAGAAGTTTGAAAAAAACGGTTAGTTATGCATTAGAACATTCGCTAGACCACCTAACAATCGTTCCAGATGTTTTTTACGGAGGTGTTTTCTACCGCGCTTTTTTAGCATATTTTGGGTTAACATTTTTTAGTATAGCAATGGTTACCCATAAGGCGGGATTGGGTGCATTTAACTTAGTAAAAACATCAGTATATCAGGAAATTGGCGGGTATGAAGCAATAGCTTTACATCCTCTTGATGACATGTCGTTTGGGAAGCAAATTGTTGAGAAGGGATATAAACAAGGTTTAGCATGTTCTGGCAAAGGTTTTATCATGGTGAAGTGGTATGAGAGCCTTTTTGATATTCTTAGGGGCTTTGAAAAGAACCAATTTTCATCTATGAACTATAGGGTATCAGCCGTAATAGGTTTATGTATCTATAGCTTGCTTACTAATGTTTATCCTTTTGCTGGTCTGTTCTTTGGCCCACTATCGGCTAGGATTCTATGTGGGATATCTGTCCTCAGTTTGTTTGTCGCTTATAATCACTTATCAAAGCTCATGGATATTTCCCGTGGTTATTTTTTACTTCATCCTTTATCTGCGTTGTTGTTTCTTGGAGCAATGCTAAACTCAATGGTGAAGATTATTAACCGAGGCGGTATCAAATGGCGAGGAACCTTCTATCCCTTAGAAGTATTGAAGAAACATATTTAA
- a CDS encoding DNA adenine methylase, which produces MSSYDRSSTFFYCDPPYYGLADYKSQGSKPFSKEDYVRLKEFLSKIHGKFLLSINDHPEIRELYSGFNIS; this is translated from the coding sequence ATATCCAGTTATGACAGAAGCTCAACGTTTTTCTATTGCGATCCGCCTTATTACGGCCTAGCTGACTACAAGAGCCAAGGGAGTAAGCCATTTTCTAAGGAAGACTACGTCAGGCTAAAAGAATTCCTCTCAAAAATTCATGGGAAGTTCTTACTAAGTATTAATGACCATCCGGAGATTCGGGAGCTTTATTCAGGTTTTAACATTAGCTAG
- a CDS encoding helix-turn-helix domain-containing protein, translated as MLCHNKTLGQQIAQTRKKRQLSQAQLAAITGMNPKFLSNIEAGHKARIRIYTLARLAAGLGVSIDELAGQL; from the coding sequence TTGCTCTGCCATAATAAGACTCTTGGTCAGCAAATAGCCCAAACGAGGAAAAAGCGACAGCTATCTCAAGCTCAGTTAGCCGCTATAACAGGAATGAACCCTAAGTTTTTAAGTAATATTGAAGCAGGCCATAAGGCTAGAATTCGGATTTATACGCTTGCTCGGTTGGCAGCTGGACTTGGGGTTTCGATTGATGAGTTAGCTGGACAACTTTGA
- a CDS encoding DUF1294 domain-containing protein, with product MSMGVFLGAYVLWNSYVFIAMGRDKRRAKLNRWRISESSLLLMGAALGGVGLYAGMKYFHHKTKHAKFRIGSPLLILLNLLVVVLFYYIGWYRII from the coding sequence ATGAGTATGGGAGTTTTTTTAGGAGCCTACGTTCTCTGGAACAGTTACGTCTTTATTGCCATGGGGAGAGATAAACGGCGGGCTAAGCTGAACCGCTGGAGGATTTCTGAATCAAGTTTACTCTTAATGGGAGCGGCCCTTGGCGGAGTGGGGCTATATGCCGGAATGAAGTATTTTCATCATAAAACAAAACATGCTAAGTTCAGAATAGGATCACCGCTTCTGATCTTGTTGAATCTCCTGGTCGTGGTATTGTTTTACTATATTGGGTGGTATAGGATTATCTAG